The proteins below come from a single Accipiter gentilis chromosome W, bAccGen1.1, whole genome shotgun sequence genomic window:
- the LOC126035261 gene encoding LOW QUALITY PROTEIN: dual specificity testis-specific protein kinase 1-like (The sequence of the model RefSeq protein was modified relative to this genomic sequence to represent the inferred CDS: substituted 1 base at 1 genomic stop codon), whose protein sequence is MALGVLGGTDMEWEKLLRRPGEGEGEAAGPWPGCERLRPSSYRALRSAVSTLARIDDFYCEKIGAGFFSEVFKVQHRQSGQIMVLKMNKLTSNRSNMLREVQLMNRLSHPNILRFMGVCVHQGQLHALTEYINGGNLEQLLDSPVPLSWSTRVKLALDIACGLHYLHSKGIFHRDLTSKNCLVRFEANGYTAVVGDFGLAEKIPTYSEGSEKEPLAVVGSPYWMAPEVLRGEIYNEKADVFAYGIILCETIARVPADPDYLPRTEDFGLDVTTFRTMVGTDCPAAFFQLAFHCCSMEPTSRPSFLEIMQCLEGVLQHQPGAEGTGATLFGGGESLAVPGTAAALNGVARRAAGRTEQLPLCKLGTQHLQPDQHLCRSQSNMFPPKSPTLLWLLEPYGGARTKEPPPRVNPFSQREDLKGGKTKLFDMPSKSIISLTFNLPPSVPVQLSTPVTPEPTVEVXCDFLAPTAIPRKCCSLPASPELPHRWGLVLGVGSPCPTTNPQPPALLLPPAWGQASPPSPGAEEQMDCGPDSPELPQPPPPPPNSNFIHMAASGTQPWQPEPRAPNGLLFNNSHVVVSKPLAWGSRLECGFSELSIPCAAVLEQTEHVAMLPRHGSSTMLEQDEVLPCPGCCLGPFSFTSICHWLAPSPPCYQNLKCEAKTLLCHDQGPHQKAPGPVLAEPSLKLPEVQS, encoded by the exons ATGGCGTTGGGGGTGCTCGGCGGGACCGACATGGAGTGGGAGAAGCTGCTGCGGCGGCCCGGGGAGGGCGAAGGGGAGGCGGCAGGGCCCTGGCCAGGCTGCGAGCGGCTGCGGCCCTCCTCGTACCGGGCGCTGCGCAGCGCTGTCTCTACCCTGGCGCGCATTGACGACTTCTACTGCGAGAAGATCGGGGCCGGCTTCTTCTCCGAGGTCTTCAAG GTGCAGCACCGCCAGTCTGGGCAGATCATGGTGCTGAAGATGAACAAGCTGACCAGCAACCGGAGCAACATGCTGCGGGAGGTGCAGCTGATGAACCGCCTCTCGCACCCCAATATCCTCAG GTTCATGGGGGTATGCGTGCACCAGGGACAGCTGCACGCACTGACGGAG TACATCAACGGTGGGaacctggagcagctgctggacAGCCCTGTGCCCCTCTCCTGGTCCACACGTGTCAAGCTGGCCCTTGACATCGCCTGTGGCCTGCACTATTTGCACTCCAAGGGCATCTTCCACCGCGACCTCACCTCCAAG AACTGCTTAGTGCGCTTCGAGGCCAACGGCTACACGGCTGTGGTGGGTGACTTCGGCTTGGCAGAGAAGATCCCCACCTACAG TGAGGGCAGTGAGAAGGAGCCACTGGCCGTGGTGGGCTCCCCGTACTGGATGGCGCCTGAGGTGCTGCGAGGGGAGATCTACAATGAGAAG gctgATGTGTTCGCGTACGGCATCATCCTGTGCGAGACCATTGCTCGCGTCCCCGCTGACCCTGACTACCTGCCCCGCACCGAG GATTTTGGCCTGGATGTCACCACTTTCCGCACCATGGTGGGAACTGACTGCCCAGCGGCCTTCTTCCAGCTCGCTTTCCACTGCTGCAGT atGGAGCCTACCTCCCGCCCCTCGTTCCTGGAAATCATGCAGTGCCTGGAGGGCGTCCTGCAGCACCAGCCAGGTGCCGAGGGCACTGGGGCCACCCTCTTTGGTGGTGGGGAGAGCCTGGCCGTGCCTGGGACAGCGGCTGCACTCAATG GGGTAGCCAGGAGGGCAGCCGGCCGCACTGAGCAGTTGCCCCTGTGCAAGCTGGGGACGCAGCACCTGCAGCCGGACCAGCACCTGTGCCGCAGCCAGTCCAACATGTTCCCCCCCAAATCACCCACCCTACTGTGGCTGCTGGAGCCTTATGGTGGGGCCAGGACCAAGGAGCCACCACCCCGCGTCAACCCTTTCTCCCAGCGCGAGGACCTGAAGGGAGGGAAGACCAAGCTCTTCGACATGCCGAGCAAGTCGATCATCTCGCTCACCTTCAACCTGCCACCCTCTGTCCCGGTCCAGCTCAGCACCCCTGTGACGCCTGAGCCCACTGTGGAGGTGTAGTGTGACTTCTTGGCCCCCACTGCCATCCCCCGCAAGTGCTGCTCGCTGCCTGCCTCCCCCGAGCTGCCCCACCGATGGGGCCTGGTGCTGGGCGTAGGGTCCCCCTGTCCCACCACcaacccccagccccctgccctcctcctccccccggctTGGGGACaagcctccccccccagccccggggcagaGGAGCAGATGGACTGCGGCCCTGACAGCCCTGAGCTGCCAcagccccccccgccaccccccaaCAGCAACTTCATCCACATGGCAGCCTCGGGCACCCAACCCTGGCAGCCAGAGCCACGAGCCCCCAATGGGCTCCTCTTCAACAACAGCCATGTGGTGGTGAGCAAACCCCTGGCTTGGGGCAGCAGGCTGGAGTGTGGCTTCTCTGAGCTCAGCATCCCCTGCGCGGCAGTGCTGGAGCAGACGGAGCATGTAGCCATGCTGCCCAGGCATGGCTCCagcaccatgctggagcaggacgaggtgctgccctgccctggctgctgcctaGGTCCCTTTAGCTTCACCTCCATCTGCCACTGGCTGGCACCCAGCCCACCCTGCTACCAGAACCTCAAGTGTGAGGCTAAGACCCTCCTATGCCATGACCAGGGCCCCCACCAGAAAGCCCCGGGGCCAGTGCTGGCGGAGCCCAGCCTGAAGCTGCCAGAGGTACAGTCCTAG
- the LOC126035326 gene encoding B-cell differentiation antigen CD72-like, giving the protein MRGCWSPQTCVSGPICYSSEQTSASAEASCTSPLQPREHNHWGAGPSLKGIPKAGWEPAGQEPAGLRACPALAHMAQNVVYADLRFAKVMGGRSMANQALEAALGMDKAETPYENVQPVPVGQDGDGAQPSPGHWSRRWCIPVGLLATCLLLLVATVALGACYCQVTCSLQDASREHAAEWGRLSQEVSAREQSLEQTRLELAWARAELQRAWWESNSSQLELGSLNAELAHVMGVLGKTEKEMQEVQGKLNNSESTVAILRSCTAIDCCPSGWLLYRGKCLFISSEKKTWEDSRDECEKKYSQLLVTKSWSCWTVPTFLKNADIPYWIGLQKSSFPWYDYGWLEEGDLDSKGVSDAWFWVDGSLYERPWQSKLNGSCAIISHGNIKPTQCASPDDLHLWICEKAVGPSSPFI; this is encoded by the exons ATGAGAGGGTGCTGGTCCCCACAGACATGCGTCTCTGGTCCCATCTGCTACAGCTCAGAGCAaacttctgcttctgcagaagccaGCTGCACTTCTCCTTTGCAACCCCGAGAGCACAATCACTGGGGAGCAGGACCATCCCTGAAAGGCATCCCAAAGGCAGGGTGGGAgccagcagggcaggagccagcagGGCTTAGGGCTTGCCCAGCACTTGCCCACATGGCCCAGAATGTGGTTTATGCTGACCTGAGGTTTGCCAAGGTGATGGGGGGACGGAGCATGGCCAACCAGGCACTGGAGGCAG CCCTTGGCATGGACAAAGCAGAGACCCCCTACGAGAATGTGCAGCCGGTGCcagtggggcaggatggggacggggcccagcccagcccag GGCACTGGTCCCGGCGGTGGTGCATCCCTGTGGGGCTGCTGGCaacctgcctgctgctgctggtggccacTGTGGCCCTGGGGGCTTGCT ACTGTCAGGTCACCTGCAGCCTGCAGGATGCCTCCCGCGAGCATGCGGCCGAGTGGGGCCGCCTCTCGCAGGAGGTGAGTGCACgggagcagagcctggagcagaCACGGCTGGAGCTGGCGTGGGCCAGAGCGGAGCTACAGCGAGCATGGTGGGAGAGCAACAGCagccagctggagctggggagccTGAACGCTGAGCTGGCGCATGTCATGGGTGTCCTGGGGAAGACGGAGAAGGAGATGCAGGAGGTGCAGGGGAAGCTCAACAACAGTGAGAGCACTGTGGCCATCCTGCGCTCCTGCACGGCTATAG ACTGCTGCCCCTCAGGCTGGCTGCTGTACAGGGGCAAGTGTCTCTTCATTTCATCGGAGAAGAAGACATGGGAGGACAGCAGAGACGAGTGCGAGAAGAAATATTCTCAGCTCCTGGTCACCAAATCCTGGAGTTGCTGGACCGTGCCA acCTTCCTGAAGAATGCAGACATCCCGTACTGGATTGGGCTGCAGAAGAGCAGCTTCCCCTGGTACGACTACGGCTGGCTGGAAGAAGGGGACCTGGACAGCAAGGGGGTCTCGGATGCCTGGTTCTGGGTGGATGGTTCCCTTTACGAAAG GCCATGGCAGTCAAAGTTGAATGGGTCCTGTGCCATAATAAGCCACGGGAACATCAAACCCACCCAGTGCGCCAGTCCTGATGACCTGCACCTCTGGATCTGCGAGAAGGCAGTGGGGCCAAGCTCCCCTTTCATATGA